ATGCCTTGGCCTGACCATCAAGCGTATTGAGCTTCACGATCACAGCCCCCGCTGTGTCATCCCCGTGTTTGACGACGAATGCAGGTATCTCCAGCAGTTTCAGCCTCTGCAAATACGCATGCACCCAGAACTCTGCTGTCAAGCGGCTCACGCGTTGCCGTCCTTGAAATCAAGCCCCATTTCGGTATAGCGCTCGGCCTCGTCAAGCCAGCCGGGGCGCACTTTGACCTGGGTGAACAGATGCACGCGGCGGCCTAGAAACTCTTCCAGTTCGACGCGCGCCGCCTGGCTGACCGCCTTGATCGTCTCGCCTTTTTTACCCAGAACGATACCTTTGTGACCATCCCGTGTGACATAGATGATTTGTTCAATCTTGGCCGAGCCATCCTTGCGTTCTTCCCAGGCTTCGGTCTCGACGGTGAGCTGATAGGGCAATTCCTGATGCAGGCGCAGGGTGAGCTTTTCACGCGTGACCTCAGCCGCAATCATGCGCATGGGGAGATCGGCGATCTGATCCTCGGGATAAAGCCAAGGGCCCTCGGGCAACTCCGCGGCGAGCCACAGGCGCAGGTCGGCAACACCATGTCCCTTTTCGGCAGAGATCATGAAAGTTTCTGCAAAGCTGAACCGCTCGTTAAGGTCTTGGGCCAGTCCCAAAAGTACTTCGGATTTCACCTTGTCAATCTTGTTGATCGCCAGCGCCACACGCCGCCCCTTGGGCATGTTTCCCAATCCCTCAAGGATGCGTTCAACACCTTTGGTTACGCCCCGATGCGCCTCGATCAAAAGCACAACCAAATCAGCATCTGCAGCACCGCCCCAGGCCGCGGCGACCATGGCACGATCCAGCCTGCGTTTGGGCGCAAAAAGACCTGGAGTATCGACAAAGACAAGCTGCGCATCGCCTTCGATTGCCACACCCCGGATGCGTGCCCGTGTCGTTTGCACTTTGTGGGTCACAATGCTGACTTTTGCGCCAACCATGCGGTTGAGCAGCGTGGATTTGCCCGCATTGGGCTCTCCGATCAGGGCAATGAAACCAGCGCGCGTGGTCATATGTGTGCTTTCAGTTTTGCGTGCGCTCTGCCCTAGCGCATCCTCGGCCAAAGCGCCAGAACCGTCTTAGAACACCGCATGTTCGCCCAGGTCTACCTCCACTTCGCCACGTGCCAGGCCATGATAGTGATCAGCCAGCGTGTCTTGGCCAAACTCCGGGGTGGCATCGGCGTCGTATCCTTGGCGGTCCGCATCCCAGAGCAACATTGACTCGGTTGCATAGTAGCGTCCGATCCGGGCCAGTTCAGCCTTCGCCCGTACCGCCGGGCTGAACATTCCAACGGCTGTCAAAAGCCAAATGATCACGCTCATCAGGGCGACCGGCACGCGACGGAACTGCGGCTTTTCGTTCAGTGCCTGAAAAAGTAGGTTTCCCTGCTCAAGTGGTGTAAGTGCCAGTCCTGGCCCACCGACGGGCAGAATGCGGTTTTGACAAGCCGGGTGTGTGAGGCAACGTACCACAAAACGCGCCAGATCCGCGTCGCTGATCGGTTTACAAGCGGTGAGTGCCCCATCTCCGAACACTAAAAAGGGCTTGCCTGCGCGTAACCTGCCCAATTGTCCGGAAAGCGATTTGAAAAACGCGGTGGGTCGCACGATCGAATAGGTCAGGCCCGAAGCGACCAGTTCTTCTTCAAAGGCCAGCTTAGCGTGCTGAAACGCCAGTTTGGGCTTTTGCACGCAAATGGCAGATAAAAGCACAAAGTGCGGATTGCCCAGCGCCCTGCATGCCGTCAGAAGCCTGCTGTTGATCCCATGATCCACGGCCCAGGCATCCGATGGCGCACCGGTTCGCGATGCGAGGCAGGAAACAACCGCATCCACTCCGTCTGAGATATCATGCAGAAACCCATCGGAAGTCAGATCACCTACCTGCAGTGTCAGACCCGGGTGATCCAACTCCGCTTTGGAACTAGGTGGACTGCGCAGCGCACATGTCACATCGAACCCCGCCTCGAGCAACGTCTTGAGGACAGCACGCCCAATCGTGCCAGTCGCACCCAACAGCAGGACGCGGCGCGTATCAGATGGCACCACAAGGTCGACGCTGTGGTCATAGGCAGGATCGTGTGACATTGCGGGCAAATTCCTTGGTCAGCCCAAGCTTACACATGCGCAATGCCGGGCACCAACCCTAAGCCACAGGCGAGTGCGCCCAGTCGACCACATGTGTGACTTCCTCCTTAGGTCGCGCGATGAACACCTGGGCGTGAAAGTACCCTGCGTCCTCAAAACTTTTGGTGTCATGTCCACGCGCCTCGGCATTGGCGATCGCGCGCGTCTGTTCATCCTGGCTGGAGAAACGGCGATGGCGGAAGGGAGGCATGTCAAGCGCCACCACGTCATACTGATGCTCACGCATCATTTCGAGCGCCTGAGCTGTGTCGTTGCCCCGAATAGGCGCCGTCGCTATCCACGGGCGCTTGCGTGCTGTAGCCTGAAGCATCTTGTCCAATGCACCGGGCAGCATATGCGCCACGCTGCCGCATTCCACGATCAAGTCAGTCTCGGCCAACCAAGCCTGCAATTCCGCGCTCGGCGTATCATCCTGTAGGTTTTCGGCGAACGCCGCATCATAGATACCAACGGCCTTTCCATACTCGAGCGCGCGTCCGGCGATGTCGATACCGGCAAAGCGATCATTTTGCCCCACGCGACGGCGGTTTTGAAACCACTCGCGATCTTTGGCAATCACATCTTCGGTGGTTGCCTCGTCAAACCAGGGCTCAACGTAGCGCGACAGCACGTCATCCAGCGCCACATCATGCCGCATCAGCGCAGGCGCGATGCCGTAACCGCTGGCAAAATCCATGACAGTGGCCTGGTCCAACCCCCGCAGGTGCTTAAGCTCTGCCAACACCGCACGAAACGCGGTCGATGCGAAATGCGCCGTCCGGAACCCGGCATTGTGCATCGCCCGGTAATACGACCGGCAATCCGGCAAATCGTAGATGTTATCATAGATGGTGACGATCTTCTGGCCCGGGGCCCCTTCGTTTTCAATCATCTGTACCGTCGCTTCTCGTTATCCAACGCATAGCTTCCTACGCTCACAGAGAGCGCGAGCACAAGAAGCTATGCCTGCCCTACGTAAGACCACACGCCGCAACTACAGCCGAGTGTTACATTCGAAAACGCAGGCGTGACCCAGATTCCTCACCCTGAAACATTGTTTCGAGATATACTCGCTTCGTGACTCATTGTGTGTGCTGTGCGCTTGCCACAACAGGCCTTTGTGGCTCAGTATTCTTTAAATCACGCCGCGAGGGGACCATCCATGGCACAGGCAACGACGAATCCGCAAGCCGACACATCCAAGGTTGTCATGGGTGCTTTGCTCGTTTGGGCAGCGGTCATCATCTACGCCTCGTCCAACTCAATCGTGTCCCTGCTGGCCAATATCGGACGGGAAAACCCGGTCATGGGCCGCAATGCGGTATCGCTATGTAACCTGCTCTTTCTGGGATCTCTCATCTCGCTGGTGCCCATGGTGTTCATGTTCTGGCGAGATTGGACCATGGAGAACCTGCGCAAACTGTCGCGCAAAGACTGGGGTGTTCTGACGCTTTCAGCAATCCTGTCCTCCGCCCTGACGCCAGCACTTTTCTTTATTGCGCTCGACTACACCACCGTGACCAATGTGGTGCTGATCGGGCGGATCGAACCACCGCTTTTCCTGCTGGCTACGGTCCTTATCCTTGGTGAAAAGCTTGATCCCTGGGCCTTGGCCGCCGGTATCGTCGCTCTGTTTGGTGCGGTGGTCATCTTTCTGATGAACGGTGCTGCGATCGAGTTTGGCAAAGGGGAGATCGCAACAATCTTTGCCACGTTGTCGTTTATTGCCTCAACCATCGTCACGCGGCTGGGCCTGCGCGGCGTGCCGTTGGGCATCTTCTCAATCTATCGCACGGTGCTCGGAACGATTATCTACTATTTTTTGGCGCTCTATCTCTACGGCCCCAACCACTTCCAAGACCTGTTTCAGCCCATCGTCCTGAAATGGGTCTGGGTCTACGCGATCATCGTGATCATCGTGGGTCAGTTTTCCTGGAACATCGGTCTGAAACACGCCCGCTCTGGTGATGTGTCACTGGCTACGTCGTTTTCGCCTGTTGCGGCCCTTATCATTGCGATGGTGCTTTTGGGCGAAGACCCGGGCCCCGGTCTTGTCCCCGGCGGGCTTGTCATCCTTTCGGCTATTGCCATCGGTCAGTTCGGTCGCCTGCGCGCCAAAGCCGCCGAGAAGCGTGCTGAGGAAGAACGCCGCAAGCACGATATGGACAAAGCGATGGAAGCGGAAGGTCGCGTTAACTTCAAAGGTGCCTAAAAAAATCTTCTCAATCAGAGAATAACTAGCGAGGTTTGCACGTATAACTCCCGAAACCAATAAAAACCGGGACAAATACAGTGAGCCTCGCAAGTACAAACACGCAACCAGAACAATCCAAAGTCATCATGGGCGCCCTGCTCGTCTGGGCCGCGGTGATCATCTACGCATCTTCCAATTCGATCGTGTCCGCCCTTGCCGAGATCGGCTGGCAGAACAAGATCGCAGGGCGCAATGCGATTTCCTTTTGCAACCTGCTTTTTCTGGGGTCGCTGATATCGCTGGTGCCGATGACCTTCATGTTTCGCAAAGACTGGACGCGGGAAAAGGTCCGTGCCCTTCGGCGCAAAGACTGGATCATCCTGACAATCTCTGCCGGGCTGTCTTCTGCCCTGACGCCTTATCTTTTCTTCATTGCGCTTGACGCGACAACCGTCACGAATGTCGTTCTCGTGGGTCGGATCGAACCGCCGCTTTTCCTGATCGCTTCGGCAATCTTGTTGAAAGAAAAGCTGGACTGGTGGGCACTGACCGGTGGATTGATCGCGCTTTGCGGCGCTGTGGTCATCTTCGTGCTCAACACTGGCGAAGAGGGCTTCACCCTCGGCAAAGGAGAGATCGCCACGGTTTTCGCGACCTTGTCCTTTATCGCATCCACCTTGATCACACGGGTTGGTTTGCAAGGCATCCCACTTGGCATCTTCTCGATCTACCGTTCGGTCCTGGGTACGATCATCTTCTATTTCCTCGGCCTTTACCTTTACGGCCCCAACCATTTTCAGGATCTTCTGGAACCGATCGTCCTGAAATGGGTTTGGGTCTATGCGGTGATCGTGGTGCTCTGCGGGCAGTTGGCCTGGAACCTCGGCATGAAACACGCGCGCTCAGGCGATGTGTCTCTGGCCACGTCTTTCTCTCCTATTGCGGCGCTGGTGCTTGCCATGCTGATCCTGGGCGAAGACCCTGGCCCGGGCCTTATCCCCGGCGGTCTGATCATCCTGTCGGCCATCGCGATTGGGCAATACGGACGCCTGCGCGCAAAGACGAAAGAGAAGCGCGCCGAAGCAGAGCGCCAGAAACGGCAAATGGACAAGTCGATGGAGGCCGAAGGTCACTTGAACTTCAAAGGCGCGTAAAACGCCTTACGCCGCTTCGCCGTCGGTGAATTGCAGCCGCGCCAGTCGCGCATAAAGTCCACCTTCGGCGACCAGACTGTCATGTGTGCCTTGTGCTACGATCCGACCGGCATCCATTACAATGATCCGGTCGGCTTTTTTTACAGTCGCTAGGCGATGGGCGACGATCACAGTCGTCCGTTCCTTGGCAAGAGCGTCCACTGCCGTTTGCACCGCCCGTTCGCTTTCAGCATCAAGTGCTGATGTGGCCTCATCCAAAAGCAATACGGGCGCGTCACGCAAAATAGCGCGTGCAATCGCGACACGTTGCTTTTGCCCACCTGAAAGCATCACACCGCGCTCTCCGAGATAGCTGCCGTACCCCTCGGGCAAGGCTGCGACAAAGTCATGGGCCCAAGCCGTCTTCGCCGCGGCTTCAACCTCGGCATCGCTGGCATCCATGCGACCAAATCGAATGTTGTCCCGCGCCGAGGTGGCAAAGATCACCGGTTCTTGTGGCACAAGGGCCAAAGAAGCCCGAAATTCCGGGCGCGCCATATCAGGCAAAGCGACACCATCCAGGGTCACTTGCCCAGCTTGCGGATCATAAAACCGCTGGATGAGTTGGATCACGGTGGTTTTTCCTGCGCCGGACGGTCCAACAAGCGCTATGGTTTCACCCGGCTCAATCACAAGATTGAACCGATCCAAAGCAGGCGCATCCGGTCTTGCGGGGTATGTGAAGCTCACGTCCTCGAAGGCTATGCGTCCTTTTAC
This DNA window, taken from Roseovarius sp. S88, encodes the following:
- a CDS encoding DMT family transporter, which gives rise to MSLASTNTQPEQSKVIMGALLVWAAVIIYASSNSIVSALAEIGWQNKIAGRNAISFCNLLFLGSLISLVPMTFMFRKDWTREKVRALRRKDWIILTISAGLSSALTPYLFFIALDATTVTNVVLVGRIEPPLFLIASAILLKEKLDWWALTGGLIALCGAVVIFVLNTGEEGFTLGKGEIATVFATLSFIASTLITRVGLQGIPLGIFSIYRSVLGTIIFYFLGLYLYGPNHFQDLLEPIVLKWVWVYAVIVVLCGQLAWNLGMKHARSGDVSLATSFSPIAALVLAMLILGEDPGPGLIPGGLIILSAIAIGQYGRLRAKTKEKRAEAERQKRQMDKSMEAEGHLNFKGA
- the era gene encoding GTPase Era — encoded protein: MTTRAGFIALIGEPNAGKSTLLNRMVGAKVSIVTHKVQTTRARIRGVAIEGDAQLVFVDTPGLFAPKRRLDRAMVAAAWGGAADADLVVLLIEAHRGVTKGVERILEGLGNMPKGRRVALAINKIDKVKSEVLLGLAQDLNERFSFAETFMISAEKGHGVADLRLWLAAELPEGPWLYPEDQIADLPMRMIAAEVTREKLTLRLHQELPYQLTVETEAWEERKDGSAKIEQIIYVTRDGHKGIVLGKKGETIKAVSQAARVELEEFLGRRVHLFTQVKVRPGWLDEAERYTEMGLDFKDGNA
- a CDS encoding NAD(P)H-binding protein — its product is MSHDPAYDHSVDLVVPSDTRRVLLLGATGTIGRAVLKTLLEAGFDVTCALRSPPSSKAELDHPGLTLQVGDLTSDGFLHDISDGVDAVVSCLASRTGAPSDAWAVDHGINSRLLTACRALGNPHFVLLSAICVQKPKLAFQHAKLAFEEELVASGLTYSIVRPTAFFKSLSGQLGRLRAGKPFLVFGDGALTACKPISDADLARFVVRCLTHPACQNRILPVGGPGLALTPLEQGNLLFQALNEKPQFRRVPVALMSVIIWLLTAVGMFSPAVRAKAELARIGRYYATESMLLWDADRQGYDADATPEFGQDTLADHYHGLARGEVEVDLGEHAVF
- a CDS encoding DMT family transporter; this encodes MAQATTNPQADTSKVVMGALLVWAAVIIYASSNSIVSLLANIGRENPVMGRNAVSLCNLLFLGSLISLVPMVFMFWRDWTMENLRKLSRKDWGVLTLSAILSSALTPALFFIALDYTTVTNVVLIGRIEPPLFLLATVLILGEKLDPWALAAGIVALFGAVVIFLMNGAAIEFGKGEIATIFATLSFIASTIVTRLGLRGVPLGIFSIYRTVLGTIIYYFLALYLYGPNHFQDLFQPIVLKWVWVYAIIVIIVGQFSWNIGLKHARSGDVSLATSFSPVAALIIAMVLLGEDPGPGLVPGGLVILSAIAIGQFGRLRAKAAEKRAEEERRKHDMDKAMEAEGRVNFKGA